From a single Miscanthus floridulus cultivar M001 chromosome 8, ASM1932011v1, whole genome shotgun sequence genomic region:
- the LOC136470617 gene encoding uncharacterized protein: protein MVYGNSTLVINQLNKDWSCSSEKMDAYCAEIRKLEGKLYGINYHHMVCAQNQLTDHLSKLGSSHAAIPLGVFVQDLPALSIKEDKEVEEVPPAEQLVLAVPLSVADWRKQFIKYLTSTEVLADKTETEHLVHRSKLYVLVDDSLMRKSAKEGIL from the coding sequence atggtgtacgggAACTCCacactggttatcaaccagctcaacaaagactggtcctgttccagcgagaagatggatgcttactgcgctgaaatcagaaagcttgaaggaaaattataTGGCATCAACTATCACCACATGGTATGTGCCCAAAATCAACTCACCGACCACTTATCCAAGCTTGGTTCTTCTCACGCCGCGATCCCGCTAGGGGTTTTTGTTCAAGATCTCCCGGCGttatccatcaaagaagataaggaagttgaagaagttccccctgccgagcagttggtacttgcggtacctttgtcggtcgccgattggaggaagcaattcatcaagtacctcaccagcaccgaggTACTCGcagacaagactgaaactgaacaCCTAGTTCATCGGAGCAagctttacgtgctggtggacgacagcttgatgaggaaaagtgccaaggaagggatactatag